A genomic segment from Arcobacter sp. CECT 8986 encodes:
- a CDS encoding exopolyphosphatase — protein MADKKYRLVTRSDMDGLVCGTLLKYLNIVDEITFVHPKDMQDGKIEITPNDITTNLPYVDGVYLAFDHHFSETLRNEKRDNHIIEASAPSAAEVVYQYYGGDDKFPSKFRPMMDAANKADSAAFTKEDILEPKGWELLSFLMDSRTGLGRFREFRVSNYQLMMDLIDYCKDHTIEDILALPDVKERVDLYFKYEEQFKEQLNRCTTVHDNLVIIDYRNEDIIYPGNRFLVYAMYPDTNISIHAVWGKDKQNVVYSTGKSIINKSSKTNVGELMLKYGGGGHKAAGGCQPSHEEAQKVLDELIKQINQDG, from the coding sequence ATGGCTGATAAAAAGTATAGACTTGTAACTAGAAGTGATATGGATGGCCTTGTTTGTGGTACATTACTTAAATACTTAAATATTGTAGATGAAATTACTTTTGTTCATCCAAAAGATATGCAAGATGGAAAAATAGAAATTACTCCAAATGATATTACAACAAATTTACCATATGTAGATGGAGTATATTTAGCATTTGATCACCATTTTAGTGAAACACTAAGAAATGAAAAAAGAGATAATCATATAATAGAAGCTAGTGCTCCAAGTGCAGCTGAAGTTGTTTATCAATATTATGGTGGCGATGATAAATTCCCTTCTAAATTCAGACCAATGATGGATGCAGCAAACAAAGCTGATAGTGCAGCATTTACAAAAGAGGATATTTTAGAACCAAAAGGTTGGGAACTATTAAGCTTTTTGATGGATAGTAGAACAGGACTTGGAAGATTTAGAGAGTTTAGAGTATCAAATTATCAGTTGATGATGGATTTAATTGATTATTGTAAAGACCACACAATTGAAGATATTTTAGCTCTACCAGATGTAAAAGAGAGAGTTGATTTATACTTTAAATATGAAGAACAATTTAAAGAGCAACTAAATAGATGTACAACAGTACATGATAATTTAGTTATTATTGATTATAGAAATGAAGATATTATCTATCCAGGGAATAGATTTTTAGTATATGCAATGTATCCAGATACAAATATCTCTATTCATGCAGTATGGGGAAAAGATAAACAAAATGTAGTTTATAGTACAGGAAAATCAATCATAAATAAATCATCTAAAACAAACGTAGGTGAATTGATGCTTAAATATGGTGGAGGAGGGCATAAAGCCGCAGGTGGATGTCAGCCATCACACGAAGAAGCACAAAAAGTACTTGATGAGTTAATTAAACAAATAAATCAAGATGGATAA
- a CDS encoding HIT family protein codes for MSSIYENDLIKIEIEKSEIPWLKIFTVHNYKEFSQCPKEVKEEIWEKLDLIEKEMISYFNPDKVNIASFGNYVPHVHFHIMARFKEDSYFPECMWGKKQRESSVVLPSFEDFYKILKDKLK; via the coding sequence ATGTCATCTATTTATGAAAATGATTTAATAAAAATTGAGATAGAAAAAAGTGAAATTCCTTGGCTTAAGATATTTACTGTACATAATTATAAAGAGTTTAGCCAATGTCCAAAAGAAGTAAAAGAAGAGATTTGGGAAAAACTAGACTTAATAGAAAAAGAGATGATTAGCTACTTTAATCCAGATAAAGTAAATATAGCATCATTTGGGAACTATGTTCCTCATGTACATTTTCATATCATGGCAAGATTTAAAGAGGACTCTTATTTTCCAGAGTGTATGTGGGGTAAAAAACAAAGAGAATCAAGTGTAGTCTTACCCTCTTTTGAAGATTTTTATAAAATATTAAAAGATAAGTTGAAATAA